The Magnetococcales bacterium genome includes a region encoding these proteins:
- a CDS encoding type II toxin-antitoxin system RelB/DinJ family antitoxin, whose product MAKTEMIYARVEPETKQAAEEIFRTLGISASEAINMFYRQVALQHAMPYEINTPNAETLEALRQAHAGENLTTWGSVDELIQSAGRQKPFGQPRCLTETSNVQESVARTSTS is encoded by the coding sequence ATGGCCAAGACTGAAATGATCTACGCTCGGGTCGAACCAGAAACCAAACAGGCTGCTGAAGAGATCTTCCGAACGTTGGGCATTTCTGCATCGGAAGCGATCAACATGTTCTATCGACAAGTGGCGCTTCAACACGCTATGCCCTATGAGATCAATACCCCCAATGCGGAAACTCTGGAGGCTTTGCGACAGGCTCATGCAGGTGAAAACCTCACCACCTGGGGTTCCGTTGACGAATTGATCCAGAGCGCCGGACGACAAAAACCCTTCGGACAACCAAGGTGTTTGACAGAGACCTCAAACGTGCAAGAAAGCGTGGCAAGAACATCAACAAGCTGA
- a CDS encoding DUF4351 domain-containing protein yields the protein MEENNGNICWHCLVGETLKTLLEPVGIEVRSEVQVVSAPPKADLILIQRREGGQTEKQRLLLADGLWDLDADHILAELKITESLDETALSQITVYDTLYLETAHLERHQLRSVIISSITPRREFLERFAFEPVGPVGVHESRPLWGGVLRLILLNELADDPRNAALKCFASRQDERRKAFKTIKQAGLFKLSEAFGHIIVGLWRLQMKSSMPDPEMEMITPEYVAQLGKEWLDFLVDTTPDKELFSLPKLEHRLVQEYRDGEKNGRSGMLTRQLERRFGHVPDWVGEKIAKANQPTLEEWGLRILDAQSLHEVFAEP from the coding sequence TTGGAAGAAAATAACGGGAACATATGCTGGCACTGTCTGGTTGGCGAAACGCTGAAGACGTTGCTGGAACCTGTCGGCATCGAGGTGCGCTCGGAGGTCCAGGTCGTGTCTGCCCCGCCAAAAGCGGACTTGATCCTGATCCAGAGACGTGAGGGTGGCCAAACAGAAAAACAGCGTTTACTCCTGGCGGACGGGCTGTGGGATCTCGATGCGGATCACATTCTCGCGGAATTGAAAATCACCGAAAGCCTCGATGAAACAGCACTCTCCCAGATTACAGTGTACGACACTCTGTATCTGGAAACGGCGCATCTGGAGCGGCATCAGTTGCGGAGCGTCATCATCAGTTCCATAACGCCCCGGCGGGAATTTCTGGAACGGTTTGCTTTTGAACCGGTCGGGCCAGTGGGTGTCCATGAAAGCAGGCCTCTTTGGGGTGGTGTTTTGCGGTTGATTCTTCTGAACGAATTGGCGGATGATCCACGCAATGCCGCCCTGAAATGTTTCGCCAGCCGCCAGGATGAACGCCGGAAAGCGTTCAAGACGATCAAACAGGCAGGATTGTTCAAACTCTCGGAGGCATTTGGTCATATCATCGTCGGTTTATGGAGACTGCAAATGAAAAGTTCCATGCCGGATCCGGAAATGGAGATGATCACGCCAGAGTACGTTGCACAACTTGGAAAAGAGTGGCTCGATTTTCTGGTGGACACAACACCGGACAAGGAGCTTTTCTCTCTGCCAAAACTGGAACATCGCCTGGTGCAGGAATATCGAGATGGCGAGAAAAATGGCAGGTCGGGAATGCTCACACGCCAGTTGGAACGCCGCTTCGGTCATGTTCCTGACTGGGTCGGTGAAAAAATTGCCAAAGCTAATCAGCCCACTTTGGAAGAGTGGGGTCTGCGCATATTGGATGCACAATCATTGCATGAGGTCTTTGCCGAGCCTTGA
- a CDS encoding two-component system response regulator: MTGKARVFVVDDTETNIDLLVETLGEEYAVGVALDGITALEDIASSHPDLILLDVMMPGMDGYEVCRRLKAETRTRDIPVIFITARNEVDDQMLGFDLGAVDFITKPFSPPVVKARVRTHIQLKQAREMLANQNRILEERVLERTAALHHKTIELESTRLEIIRRLGRAAEFKDNETGLHVIRMSHYCRILAPKAGLSQEKTDLLFQSAPMHDIGKIGIPDGILLKPGALDPEEMQVMRRHPAIGAGIIGRHDSILLENARVVALTHHEKWDGSGYPGGLSGNNIPIVGRITAVVDVFDALTSTRPYKAPWSLERTLAWMQSEKGRHFDPNLIDLFIQVLPEILEIHEQWKERDEDNPGKFNLV, encoded by the coding sequence ATGACAGGCAAGGCGCGGGTTTTTGTGGTGGATGACACCGAGACCAACATTGACCTGCTCGTGGAAACACTCGGGGAAGAGTACGCCGTGGGTGTGGCCCTGGATGGCATCACGGCCCTGGAAGACATTGCCTCCAGCCATCCCGATTTGATTCTGCTGGATGTCATGATGCCGGGCATGGATGGTTACGAAGTCTGCCGCCGTCTGAAAGCCGAAACCCGGACAAGAGACATCCCGGTCATTTTCATTACCGCCCGCAACGAGGTTGACGATCAAATGCTGGGCTTTGATCTGGGTGCCGTGGATTTCATCACCAAACCTTTCAGTCCGCCGGTTGTGAAGGCCCGTGTGCGCACCCATATTCAGCTCAAACAGGCGCGGGAAATGCTCGCCAACCAGAACCGCATCCTCGAAGAACGGGTCCTGGAGCGTACCGCCGCCCTGCACCACAAAACCATCGAACTGGAATCAACCCGTCTGGAAATCATTCGGCGTCTCGGTCGGGCCGCCGAGTTCAAGGACAATGAAACCGGTCTGCATGTGATCCGCATGAGTCACTATTGCCGGATTTTGGCACCAAAGGCGGGATTGTCCCAGGAAAAAACCGATCTCCTGTTTCAATCCGCGCCCATGCATGACATCGGCAAAATTGGTATTCCCGATGGAATCTTGTTGAAGCCGGGCGCACTGGATCCGGAAGAGATGCAGGTCATGCGTCGGCACCCGGCCATCGGGGCCGGCATCATCGGCAGACATGACTCCATTTTGTTGGAAAACGCCCGCGTGGTTGCCCTGACGCACCACGAAAAATGGGATGGATCAGGTTATCCAGGCGGTTTGTCCGGCAATAATATTCCCATTGTGGGCCGTATTACTGCCGTGGTGGATGTTTTTGATGCCCTGACCTCGACCCGACCCTATAAAGCCCCCTGGTCCCTGGAACGAACCCTGGCATGGATGCAGAGCGAAAAAGGCCGCCATTTCGATCCAAACCTGATCGACCTTTTCATACAGGTACTTCCCGAAATCCTGGAAATTCATGAACAATGGAAAGAGCGGGATGAAGACAATCCCGGAAAATTCAACCTTGTATGA
- a CDS encoding type II toxin-antitoxin system HicB family antitoxin, whose protein sequence is MKLKVIVYDADEGGYWAEVPSIPGCATQGETFEELLSNLYEAVDACLSVDMRDIDVGGQCRVMEIAV, encoded by the coding sequence ATGAAGTTGAAGGTGATCGTCTACGACGCTGACGAGGGCGGTTATTGGGCTGAGGTACCATCCATACCGGGCTGTGCTACGCAGGGTGAGACGTTTGAAGAGCTGTTGAGCAATCTTTATGAGGCAGTGGATGCGTGCTTGTCTGTCGATATGCGAGATATTGACGTGGGTGGTCAGTGTCGTGTCATGGAGATAGCTGTTTGA
- a CDS encoding type II toxin-antitoxin system YafQ family toxin has translation MFDRDLKRARKRGKNINKLREIINALAAGEHLAARFRPHMFSGQWSEIWEYHMEPDRLLVWIHRSFPINIR, from the coding sequence GTGTTTGACAGAGACCTCAAACGTGCAAGAAAGCGTGGCAAGAACATCAACAAGCTGAGAGAGATCATCAATGCACTTGCGGCTGGTGAACATCTCGCCGCTCGATTTCGCCCACACATGTTTTCAGGTCAATGGTCTGAAATTTGGGAATACCACATGGAACCGGATAGGCTCCTGGTCTGGATTCACAGGTCATTTCCCATCAATATCCGCTAA
- a CDS encoding B12-binding domain-containing radical SAM protein, protein MKILLLATPFNDAWINPLLPANTGYPMGLPYIHAVLEQHGHTVTTLPLNHIAPADADRIIQQTLEDFQPEVVGFNILSDSRVSALAWIKRIHHDHPRIQIIAGGVHATTMREQIVRHFPRVVIVVGEGELTTPELITALQHQTPLDAVAGIAFWNGQQYVETPSRPLLDNLDQLPFPKHELFFTPSGFQAPGRTWAFMLTSRGCPYHCSFCVLSKMTNRQVRFRSVAHVIAEIVALKTRYPELQYVWFNDDQFFLKNSRVIEFCTEIIRLNLGLKFLCSARFRPISAEMLTAMEKAGFEQLYFGLESGSQKILDLAQKALKQKDVLHAVELLKHSRMKIGMFLIVGLQGESAETIQESINFIQTLQKIRYVEFGDSAILMIYPATHVYDLAREAGQISDEYWLGEGPTPYFTVEHSVAELQHLRNTLLDGVALNRFFTWNGFRQQVFMLPYIIRTAYRCGYNPTPTLAGLVRLHFPRLYTGLRGLYRLAKKWYRIVRPGFPEKRLTHERPGW, encoded by the coding sequence ATGAAAATCCTTCTGCTGGCCACCCCGTTCAACGATGCCTGGATCAATCCCCTGTTGCCGGCCAACACCGGATATCCCATGGGGCTGCCCTACATTCATGCCGTTCTCGAACAGCATGGCCACACGGTCACCACGCTCCCCCTGAACCATATCGCCCCGGCAGACGCCGACCGGATCATCCAGCAAACCCTGGAAGACTTTCAACCGGAGGTCGTCGGATTCAATATTTTAAGCGACAGCCGGGTCAGTGCCCTGGCCTGGATCAAACGCATTCACCACGACCATCCCCGTATACAAATTATTGCCGGGGGGGTCCACGCCACGACCATGCGGGAACAGATTGTCCGCCATTTTCCCCGGGTGGTCATTGTGGTCGGCGAAGGGGAACTCACCACTCCCGAATTGATCACTGCCCTGCAACACCAGACCCCCCTGGATGCCGTGGCCGGGATCGCTTTCTGGAATGGGCAGCAATACGTGGAAACCCCATCCCGCCCCTTGCTTGACAATCTCGATCAGCTCCCCTTTCCCAAACACGAACTTTTTTTCACCCCTTCCGGCTTCCAGGCTCCTGGCCGTACCTGGGCCTTCATGCTGACCAGTCGGGGTTGTCCCTACCATTGTTCCTTTTGCGTGCTGAGCAAAATGACCAACCGGCAGGTGCGTTTCCGCTCCGTGGCCCATGTCATCGCAGAAATCGTCGCCTTGAAAACCCGGTATCCGGAATTGCAATACGTCTGGTTCAACGATGACCAGTTTTTCCTGAAAAATTCCCGGGTCATTGAATTTTGCACGGAAATCATTCGCCTGAACCTGGGCCTGAAATTTCTTTGTTCGGCCCGCTTCCGACCCATCTCCGCCGAGATGCTGACCGCCATGGAAAAAGCCGGTTTCGAGCAGCTTTACTTCGGGTTGGAGAGCGGCTCCCAAAAAATTCTGGACCTTGCACAAAAAGCGTTGAAACAAAAAGATGTCCTGCATGCCGTGGAACTGCTGAAACACTCCAGGATGAAAATAGGCATGTTCCTGATCGTCGGCTTGCAGGGCGAAAGTGCCGAGACCATCCAGGAGTCCATCAACTTCATCCAGACCCTGCAAAAAATCCGCTATGTGGAGTTTGGCGACAGCGCCATCCTGATGATCTATCCTGCCACGCATGTCTACGATCTGGCCAGGGAAGCCGGTCAAATCAGCGACGAGTACTGGCTCGGTGAGGGTCCAACCCCGTACTTTACCGTGGAACACTCCGTGGCAGAGTTGCAGCACCTGCGCAACACACTGTTGGATGGGGTTGCCTTGAACCGGTTTTTTACCTGGAACGGTTTTCGGCAACAGGTTTTCATGCTTCCCTATATCATCAGGACCGCCTACCGGTGCGGCTACAATCCCACACCAACCCTGGCCGGTCTGGTACGGCTCCACTTCCCCCGACTCTATACCGGTCTGCGCGGTCTGTATCGTCTGGCCAAAAAATGGTACCGCATTGTCCGTCCCGGTTTTCCCGAAAAACGTTTGACACATGAACGTCCAGGTTGGTAG
- a CDS encoding DUF1640 domain-containing protein yields the protein MLHTPAFDTHAFVKRLVATGIPEEQAETQVNLWAEVLESRLSTKADLAQVEARILELWRDIRELDARSAIRMKELDAKIEASNKELDARSAIRMKELDAKIEASNKELDARSAIRMKELDAKIEASNKELDAKIEATNRNLEARIEATELVLMRDLKELDAKIEATNKDLNAKIEATELALRRDLKELDAKIEATKKELNAKIEATELALRHDLKELDTKIEATKKELDAKIETTKLELKRDLKGLEVKIAETKSDLIKWMVATSGAVIGIIFAMMRFMLH from the coding sequence ATGTTGCACACTCCTGCGTTCGATACACATGCTTTTGTCAAGCGTCTGGTCGCAACCGGCATACCGGAAGAACAGGCGGAAACCCAGGTTAATCTGTGGGCGGAGGTTTTGGAGTCCCGGCTCTCCACCAAGGCCGATTTGGCGCAGGTGGAAGCCCGTATCCTGGAATTGTGGCGGGACATCAGAGAACTGGATGCCAGGTCCGCAATCCGGATGAAAGAACTGGATGCCAAAATCGAAGCGTCCAATAAAGAGTTGGATGCCAGGTCCGCAATCCGGATGAAAGAACTGGATGCCAAAATCGAAGCGTCCAACAAAGAGTTGGATGCCAGGTCCGCAATCCGGATGAAAGAACTGGATGCCAAAATCGAGGCGTCCAATAAGGAGTTGGATGCCAAAATCGAGGCCACCAACAGAAATCTGGAAGCCAGAATTGAAGCTACCGAGCTGGTGTTGATGCGTGATTTGAAAGAGTTGGACGCCAAAATCGAGGCCACCAACAAGGATCTGAATGCCAAAATCGAGGCTACCGAGCTGGCGTTGAGGCGTGATTTGAAAGAGTTGGACGCCAAAATCGAGGCCACGAAAAAGGAACTGAACGCCAAAATCGAGGCTACCGAACTGGCATTAAGACATGATCTGAAAGAACTGGACACCAAAATCGAGGCCACGAAAAAGGAACTGGACGCCAAAATCGAAACCACCAAGCTGGAACTGAAGCGGGATTTGAAAGGGCTGGAAGTCAAAATAGCCGAGACCAAGTCCGATTTGATCAAATGGATGGTGGCGACATCAGGGGCTGTCATTGGTATCATTTTTGCCATGATGCGCTTCATGTTGCACTGA
- a CDS encoding DUF1566 domain-containing protein — MANGACGLTDNSVAGDWRLPNLIELESILSLGQGGLISPALPSGHPFSGVQITSYWSSFTNVSSTSNAWVVNLGDGSGDMPLVLTDKGIIYYVWPMRGGQ; from the coding sequence CTGGCCAATGGGGCTTGTGGTTTGACTGATAATTCTGTTGCTGGAGATTGGCGTTTGCCGAACCTGATTGAATTGGAGAGCATTCTGAGTCTTGGTCAGGGTGGTCTGATCAGCCCTGCCTTGCCATCTGGTCATCCGTTCTCCGGTGTACAAATCACCAGCTACTGGTCGAGTTTCACGAATGTCTCCAGTACCTCCAACGCATGGGTCGTGAATCTCGGCGACGGCAGCGGCGATATGCCCTTAGTTTTAACCGACAAAGGCATTATCTACTATGTTTGGCCGATGAGGGGTGGACAATAG
- the cadA gene encoding cadmium-translocating P-type ATPase — translation MAVVNDAPLCFHCGLPVPADHPITWTTPTDTHLFCCVGCKTACQLITAAGLTEFYRLRDQESPGGRPEPFANEALAAFDDPEYQRGCVRQGEGYREVSLLLVGIHCMACVWLNEKILAGVPGVLDVQVNFATRRARVRWNPEQQKLSTIIAAVRRIGYQAEPYDPERVEQRHQDADRDFLLRLAVAGFGAGNVMLVTIALYAGAFHGMEERYRLFFDWISLLLATPVVFYGGWIFFRGAFNGLRAGHLAMDLPISLGALATYTYSFYATLAGRTDVYFDSVSTFIFVLLLGRYLEAAARRRAAGATEGLLSLAPRTATVLRHGEPRLVPVREVIVGDRVVVKPGERFPVDGILREGLTSVDESMLTGEGIPIRRGPGAAVAGGTLNIDGAVILETTHVGEATALARILRLVESAQSRRPPIQRLADRMATRFIATVLLLAVVTLLVWLQVDPSRALEHTVSLLIITCPCALGLATPAAVVVATGAAARQGVLIKSGHILERLAQATLIVLDKTGTLTQGTPQVEQVIPAPGVEAGYLLQAAAAAEYHSEHPVGQALARTLDPDSPPPPVTDFRNQPGDGVEARVLGRRTRVGRAEFVADLAAIIPLPADATTTTRVACAEEGRFLGWILLGDQLKPDAAAAIAELRRLGIKVAILSGDRESTVQATARAVGIDLALADLRPEAKEQAIATWQQQKEIVAMVGDGINDAPALAKADIALAVENATDLSVDAADVILLNHQLAAIPHTLALARHTLRVIRRNFGISLLYNLFAIPMAITGHVTPILAAVAMPLSSLLVVGNAMTLYRPRTTQHERPG, via the coding sequence ATGGCTGTTGTCAATGATGCACCGCTCTGTTTCCATTGTGGTCTTCCCGTACCTGCCGACCATCCGATCACATGGACGACCCCAACCGATACGCACCTTTTTTGTTGTGTCGGCTGCAAGACCGCCTGTCAACTCATTACGGCTGCGGGCTTGACGGAATTCTACCGGCTGCGGGATCAGGAGTCGCCCGGCGGTCGCCCCGAACCGTTTGCCAACGAAGCGCTGGCCGCTTTCGATGATCCGGAATATCAGCGTGGCTGCGTCCGCCAGGGCGAAGGATACCGGGAGGTCTCCCTGCTCCTGGTCGGCATTCACTGCATGGCTTGCGTCTGGCTCAATGAAAAAATATTGGCCGGTGTTCCCGGGGTTCTCGACGTCCAGGTCAATTTTGCCACCCGCCGTGCCCGGGTGCGATGGAATCCAGAGCAACAAAAACTTTCCACCATCATCGCTGCCGTGCGACGTATTGGCTATCAGGCCGAACCTTACGATCCGGAACGGGTCGAACAACGCCATCAGGATGCCGACCGGGACTTTTTGTTGCGTCTGGCCGTGGCCGGATTCGGTGCCGGCAATGTCATGCTCGTGACCATCGCTCTCTATGCCGGGGCCTTTCATGGCATGGAAGAGCGGTATCGCCTCTTTTTCGACTGGATCTCCCTGCTGCTGGCCACACCGGTGGTCTTTTATGGCGGATGGATTTTCTTCCGGGGTGCCTTCAATGGATTGCGTGCCGGGCATCTGGCCATGGATCTGCCCATTTCCCTGGGTGCCCTCGCCACGTACACCTACAGCTTTTATGCCACCCTCGCCGGACGCACCGACGTCTATTTCGATTCGGTGTCAACCTTTATCTTTGTACTTCTTCTGGGACGGTATCTGGAGGCCGCCGCCCGCCGCCGCGCTGCCGGGGCGACCGAGGGATTGTTGAGTCTCGCACCACGCACCGCAACCGTTCTCCGCCATGGCGAACCCCGACTGGTTCCGGTACGGGAAGTGATCGTGGGAGACCGGGTGGTGGTCAAACCCGGGGAACGTTTTCCGGTGGATGGCATTCTCCGGGAAGGGTTGACTTCGGTGGATGAGTCGATGCTGACCGGCGAGGGCATCCCCATCCGGCGTGGTCCTGGTGCCGCCGTGGCTGGCGGAACCTTGAACATTGACGGTGCCGTCATTCTGGAGACCACGCATGTCGGCGAGGCCACGGCCCTGGCCCGCATTCTGCGGCTGGTGGAAAGCGCCCAAAGCCGCCGCCCCCCCATTCAACGCCTCGCTGATCGGATGGCCACCCGTTTCATTGCCACGGTCCTGCTTCTGGCCGTCGTTACCCTGCTCGTCTGGTTGCAGGTCGATCCGAGCCGTGCCCTGGAACACACCGTCTCCCTGTTGATCATCACCTGCCCCTGTGCCCTGGGTCTGGCAACGCCGGCTGCGGTGGTCGTGGCCACGGGTGCTGCCGCCCGGCAGGGAGTTTTGATCAAAAGCGGGCACATTCTGGAGCGTCTGGCCCAAGCCACCCTGATCGTGCTGGACAAGACCGGCACCCTCACCCAGGGAACCCCCCAGGTGGAACAGGTCATTCCCGCCCCCGGTGTGGAGGCCGGATATCTTCTCCAGGCGGCGGCTGCCGCCGAATACCACTCCGAGCATCCGGTGGGGCAGGCCTTGGCCCGCACCCTGGACCCGGACTCCCCTCCCCCGCCGGTCACCGATTTTCGCAACCAGCCGGGTGATGGCGTGGAGGCCCGGGTGCTTGGGCGACGTACCCGGGTGGGCCGGGCCGAATTTGTGGCCGACCTGGCCGCAATCATCCCTTTGCCCGCTGATGCCACCACGACCACCCGGGTCGCCTGTGCGGAAGAGGGTCGTTTTCTGGGGTGGATTCTGCTCGGTGATCAACTCAAACCCGATGCCGCCGCCGCCATTGCCGAGTTGCGGCGGCTGGGAATCAAGGTTGCCATCCTCTCCGGAGACCGGGAATCCACCGTTCAGGCCACGGCCCGGGCGGTTGGCATCGATCTGGCCCTGGCCGACCTGCGCCCCGAGGCCAAGGAACAGGCCATTGCCACCTGGCAACAACAAAAAGAGATTGTGGCCATGGTGGGCGATGGCATCAACGACGCACCGGCCCTGGCCAAGGCCGATATTGCCCTGGCGGTCGAGAACGCCACCGATCTTTCCGTGGATGCCGCCGATGTCATCCTGCTCAACCATCAACTGGCTGCCATTCCCCATACCCTGGCCCTGGCGCGCCATACCCTGCGGGTCATCCGCCGCAATTTCGGCATTTCTCTATTGTATAATCTGTTTGCCATTCCCATGGCGATCACCGGTCATGTCACACCCATTCTGGCGGCAGTGGCGATGCCTTTATCGAGTCTGCTCGTGGTCGGCAATGCCATGACCCTTTATCGCCCCAGGACGACACAACATGAAAGACCTGGATAA
- the ccoS gene encoding cbb3-type cytochrome oxidase assembly protein CcoS, which produces MDAVFFLLPLALLLSIGGVATMIWAMRRGQFDDMEGPRHRILFEDDQEMLPDPKPAFEKPATLATPGQAHQESAPGSHP; this is translated from the coding sequence ATGGATGCTGTTTTTTTTCTGCTCCCCCTGGCCCTGCTGCTCAGCATCGGTGGTGTGGCCACCATGATCTGGGCCATGCGTCGCGGACAGTTCGATGACATGGAAGGCCCCAGACATCGAATCCTGTTCGAAGATGATCAGGAAATGCTGCCTGATCCCAAACCAGCTTTCGAAAAACCCGCGACACTTGCGACTCCTGGACAAGCTCACCAGGAATCCGCCCCAGGCTCCCATCCGTGA